In the Paenibacillus sp. FSL H7-0357 genome, one interval contains:
- a CDS encoding ferritin produces the protein MKEELMNTLNEQMNFEFYSAHVYLAMAAYCSGESLDGFANFFLVQAEEERFHAMKIYKFLNDRDYRATLAALPEPKNEYTSMLDAFEHAYAHEQQNTRKFYHLADLALDAREHATIYFLKWFIDEQVEEEALFSNIIAKLKRIESDSNAFYMLDAEFAARSFTPPAE, from the coding sequence ATGAAGGAAGAATTAATGAATACATTGAATGAGCAGATGAATTTTGAATTTTATTCTGCTCACGTTTACCTGGCGATGGCTGCTTATTGTTCAGGTGAAAGTCTGGACGGTTTCGCTAACTTTTTTCTGGTACAGGCCGAAGAAGAACGGTTTCATGCAATGAAAATTTACAAATTCCTTAATGACCGCGACTATCGCGCTACGCTCGCTGCCTTACCGGAGCCGAAGAACGAATATACATCCATGCTGGATGCCTTTGAACATGCCTATGCCCATGAACAGCAGAATACGCGAAAATTCTACCATCTGGCCGATCTGGCGCTGGATGCACGTGAGCACGCGACCATCTACTTCCTCAAGTGGTTCATTGATGAGCAGGTGGAGGAAGAGGCGCTGTTCAGCAATATTATCGCCAAGCTGAAACGGATTGAATCCGATAGCAACGCCTTCTACATGCTGGACGCCGAGTTTGCAGCGCGTTCATTTACTCCGCCGGCAGAATAA
- a CDS encoding cation diffusion facilitator family transporter, translated as MENYSDIKQSEKGAWLSLFAYILLSAVKLFIASVSGSQALLADGLNNSTDIIASLAILTGLKISRRPPDSNHSYGHFRAETVAALIASFIMIAVGLQVLYQGVNKFVQPVLETPDLIAAWTAAGCALVMLAVYAYNIKLARELKSNAMQAVAQDNRSDALVSIGAFIGIIGSQFGIPWLDPLTATIVGLLICKTAWDIFRKASHDLTDGFDASELELMKQTVAQIDGVESIKDIKARIHGNNVLVDTTVLVNSKLNVVQSHDITEEIEDQLKDRHQVSNVLVHIEPL; from the coding sequence TTGGAAAACTACAGCGACATTAAACAAAGTGAAAAAGGGGCTTGGCTCAGTTTATTTGCCTACATTCTTTTATCCGCCGTCAAATTGTTCATCGCAAGTGTCTCGGGTTCCCAAGCTCTGCTTGCAGACGGATTGAACAATAGTACGGACATCATTGCGTCTCTCGCCATCCTGACAGGTCTTAAGATTTCCCGGAGACCTCCTGATTCCAATCACAGCTACGGGCATTTCAGAGCGGAGACGGTAGCCGCATTGATTGCTTCTTTCATTATGATTGCCGTAGGGTTGCAGGTTCTGTATCAGGGTGTCAACAAATTTGTCCAACCGGTGCTGGAAACGCCAGATCTTATTGCTGCCTGGACGGCTGCGGGTTGTGCGTTAGTTATGCTGGCTGTTTATGCGTACAATATCAAGCTTGCCCGTGAACTCAAAAGCAATGCCATGCAGGCGGTAGCTCAGGATAACCGTTCGGATGCGCTCGTAAGCATAGGCGCTTTTATAGGGATTATCGGTTCACAGTTTGGAATTCCCTGGCTGGATCCGCTGACTGCGACAATTGTTGGGCTTCTGATCTGCAAGACAGCCTGGGATATTTTCCGCAAGGCTAGCCATGATTTAACGGACGGTTTTGACGCAAGCGAACTGGAGCTGATGAAGCAAACCGTTGCCCAAATCGATGGCGTAGAATCGATAAAAGATATTAAAGCACGCATTCATGGCAACAATGTACTGGTGGACACAACCGTGCTGGTGAACTCGAAGCTGAACGTGGTGCAGAGTCATGATATTACGGAAGAAATTGAAGACCAATTGAAGGACCGACACCAGGTTTCCAATGTGCTTGTACATATAGAGCCGCTGTAA
- a CDS encoding NUDIX hydrolase produces the protein MSKQPVTDRNGITEEQFLKTYDAGVYERPSVTVDMLIFTVMEREQDNYRKLSEKSLQLLLIQRGEHPYLGQWALPGGFVGVHESLDEAARRELFTETNIDNIYMEQLYTWGEVQRDPRMRVISCSYMTLVDRTALNVQAGDDAADAAWFEVSHEILEASRRELEQGYELDQFIKITLQSDKVTLSGVVKITESVQGHVSKILREIVQSEGFAFDHLMMVQYAIERLRGKVEYTDIIFNLMPPLFTLSELQRVYEIILGKELLAAAFRRKIADRVMETEDFTRDAGHRPSKLYRYNMNRASNQ, from the coding sequence ATGTCAAAACAACCGGTCACTGACCGCAACGGTATAACCGAGGAACAATTCCTAAAAACATATGATGCTGGAGTGTATGAACGTCCATCCGTAACGGTCGACATGCTGATTTTTACCGTGATGGAACGGGAACAGGATAATTACCGGAAGCTTTCCGAGAAATCACTGCAGCTGCTGCTGATTCAACGGGGCGAACATCCTTACTTGGGACAATGGGCGTTGCCTGGCGGTTTTGTCGGTGTACATGAAAGCCTGGATGAAGCGGCACGCCGGGAATTGTTCACAGAAACGAATATAGACAATATCTATATGGAACAGCTGTATACCTGGGGAGAGGTGCAGCGCGATCCGCGGATGCGGGTCATCAGCTGTTCCTATATGACTTTGGTTGATCGTACCGCACTGAATGTGCAGGCGGGGGATGATGCGGCTGATGCTGCCTGGTTCGAGGTATCACATGAGATCCTCGAAGCAAGCCGCAGAGAGCTGGAGCAAGGATATGAGCTGGACCAATTCATCAAGATCACTCTGCAAAGTGATAAGGTGACTTTATCAGGAGTGGTCAAAATTACCGAATCCGTTCAAGGCCATGTCAGCAAGATCCTACGTGAGATCGTGCAGAGTGAAGGCTTCGCTTTTGATCATTTAATGATGGTTCAATATGCGATCGAACGCCTGCGCGGCAAGGTTGAATATACGGATATTATTTTTAATCTGATGCCGCCCCTGTTCACTTTGTCGGAGCTTCAGCGTGTCTATGAAATCATTCTGGGCAAAGAGCTGCTGGCCGCCGCCTTCCGCCGGAAGATTGCTGACCGTGTGATGGAAACTGAGGATTTCACCAGGGATGCCGGACACCGCCCCTCTAAGCTGTACCGATATAACATGAACCGGGCTTCCAATCAATGA
- a CDS encoding NADAR family protein yields the protein MEKFTYFYRSGSPFSQWYPCRFTVGELHFNSTEQYMMYSKAQLFKDEELGLKILRATTPREQKALGRQVSGFDKTIWEQHCKEIVYQGNWEKFIQNEDLLQALLDTKGTTLVEASPTDRIWGVGLTEEDPRIRRRTTWRGTNWLGEILTNLREEFTRSTI from the coding sequence ATGGAGAAATTCACCTATTTTTACCGCAGCGGCTCACCATTCTCACAATGGTATCCCTGCCGTTTCACGGTGGGAGAGCTTCACTTTAATAGCACTGAGCAGTATATGATGTACAGTAAGGCACAATTGTTTAAGGATGAAGAGCTGGGATTGAAAATCTTGCGGGCCACAACTCCCAGAGAGCAGAAGGCATTGGGGCGTCAGGTGAGCGGTTTCGACAAAACCATTTGGGAACAACACTGCAAAGAGATTGTCTATCAAGGAAACTGGGAGAAGTTTATTCAGAACGAGGACCTGCTGCAAGCGCTGCTGGATACGAAAGGCACCACGCTGGTAGAGGCCAGTCCGACGGACCGGATCTGGGGTGTGGGTTTAACGGAAGAGGATCCGAGGATACGAAGAAGAACTACCTGGCGCGGCACCAACTGGCTGGGGGAAATCCTGACGAATCTTCGCGAGGAGTTTACTCGCTCTACTATCTAA
- a CDS encoding bacteriohemerythrin, translating into MIEWKDSYDIGVEKIDCQHRQLLVKLNEFFDACTNQKGKEKIEETLKFLKDYTLEHFGNEEQLMSEIDFPELAEHQKTHAEFVQTVLELEESIKTKGVSVLSTIKLNRTLTDWLINHIHKCDRLIGDCIAAKGNKAV; encoded by the coding sequence ATGATTGAATGGAAGGATTCGTATGATATCGGCGTGGAGAAGATTGATTGCCAGCACAGACAGCTGCTTGTGAAGCTTAATGAATTTTTTGATGCTTGCACGAACCAGAAAGGCAAAGAAAAGATTGAAGAAACACTGAAATTCCTTAAGGACTATACCCTTGAGCATTTTGGCAATGAAGAGCAGTTGATGTCGGAGATTGATTTCCCTGAGCTTGCCGAGCACCAGAAGACTCATGCCGAATTCGTGCAGACTGTGCTTGAACTGGAAGAAAGCATTAAGACCAAAGGCGTATCCGTACTGTCCACAATCAAACTGAACCGCACCTTGACGGACTGGTTGATCAACCATATCCACAAATGTGACAGGCTGATCGGTGATTGCATTGCCGCTAAAGGCAATAAGGCTGTTTAA